Within the Nyctibius grandis isolate bNycGra1 chromosome 4, bNycGra1.pri, whole genome shotgun sequence genome, the region AACTTGGACGTTGTCTTCTAAAGCATGCTACATGCTGCATATCGGGCTTGCAGCTTACTTAAGGTACCCCTTCACCTTAACTCTGCGAAGTCAGTGTTTCATCCTGTCCTTGCACATCCCATTGAGATGTTTTGATTAGTGGGCTTTGGACTTGGTGAATGTTAGCAGCATGTGCAGTTTGCTGTGGCACCTGCAGCATTTGTTTCCCACAGGCACCACTAGTGTACCCACATGTGGGGTAATCTGGTGGCTCCCCACTCCTACCACCACTTTGTGGCCTTGGCGTTGGGAATTTCTGACTTTCCTTTTGAGGTGACTAAGCCCAGGCACTAGAGCAACGAGGGTGTTCAGGTGGTATGTGCTGTGAGAGGCTCATCTGGGAGATGTGTCTCTCAACCACACTGACTTGGGGAGGTATGAAGGGAAGGATGCAGCTGCCTTTTCAGACTGGAGCTGTCCTTAGAGAAGGTACAAGTGGGCTGTGGAAGTGCTCGTAAAGCaaatattgctgctgctgcatttgaAAAGATGTGCGCTGTCAGGTGTCAGTTGATAGGAACGAGGCAGTTCAGTCTGACATCTCAAATTTCGGAGTCCCAGACCAAATGTGGATGAAAGCACTGGGGGACCTTTTATTCTCTAGCCATACTACAAAGTGTAACCTGGATGCTGGCTTTGCAgcactcagatttttttcttgaaggagCTGGTTTGGGCTCTTGGATGTAAGCATGCCATAGGCCATTTACACAGGCTTTGTAGTAAATATCCCTAAATACTTTGATTATGGGTTTCTAACCCGTAGGGCTTATTGGCCTGGCCTGTGTGGTTTGAATCAGACATCACAGAGCAACTGAGTCATGGTGAACAGCACAGGCACTGCCGTGTCCTGCTTCTTTGCAGGGGATGTGGGACCTGTCCCCACCTTACCATGGTGGCCCTGTGACTCGGCCGGTCCTGAAGCTGCAGCAGACAGTCACGTGTACTGGAAGGGGGGGAGCAGCCAGGTCCAGCTGGGGGATCTTTCAGGTTTCTCTGCCTCTTGCCCTTGGCTGCTTTGAATGCGATGCCTCTCGCCCTTGGGTGTTTTGAGTGACTGTGCTCATGGAGCTGTGCCTGTAGATGTCTGTGTGACAAACTGTGCCTGTCTTTGTGGGATGAGGCTCTATTTCCCTGgtctcttccctctctcagggagggagcagccctgCAAAGAGTTGACTGTCGCCTGCCAGCCAGGTCCCCAGCTGTGGGTACTGCACTGGTctccctccccatgtccccacagaGCTGAGTTAGAGGCTGTGGCAGCAGCACGCCTGGTTCCTGGTGAGGATTAGACCATGTCGCTGGTGGCCGCTGGCACGGGTGGCTGCCACTCCTCTCCTTGCCTTGACACCAGTGGGGCTGCCGGGTGCTTGTCCCTACCTCCCGCCCTGCCCCACACCTGCCGGCTCTGACCTGGGCTTCTATGTATCGTTGCAGctggatgaggaagaggagaggaggaaaaggcgccgggagaaaaacaaagtagcAGCAGCGCGATGTCGTAACAAGAAGAAGGAGAGGACGGAGTTCCTGCAGCGGGTGGGTGCCCTGACCCTAGAGAAGTGCCCCAGCTGTGGGCAACGCTCTCTCCTGAactgcccctctgccccccttGCTCCTGCGCCCTTATCTGGGAAAATACAGGCCTGTTGCCCCCCTTTCCATGAGGCTGTGATGGTGGTGGCCGTGTGTGTGCCCAGGCAGAGAGCTCACGGGCATCCCTGTGCTCATGGTACCAGGGATGGAGAGGGCTGGAGGTGGGCTCTGGGCttgagggagagagagagttgATAGTGTCCCTGCCTCAGTGCTGGAGCAGAAGCACCCGTGGGAGTGTGGGACAGGACAGGGGCTGACAGTGTGCTGGCCCCTTGCCCAAATTCCTGAAGGTTTCCCCATTCAGAGGCCAGATGCCCTCTCACCCATGACCCCAAGGCAGAAAAACTCTTGCAGcaccttgctgcttttcttcaaggGGTGGTGGTACACAGACAAATGACACAGCGGGGGACAAGGAGTCATTTCACAAGGGCAGGTCCTTGCAGATAGGGCATGAAAACTTAAATGCAGGTTTGTTTCCAAGCACCCTTCCAGACCATGGAAAGCAGCCAGGCAAGGGCTTTGCTGTGGTGCAGCAGAGACGTGTCCTAGGAGGTGGCTGTGTATCTCCTTGTGCTGGCACGGTGTAATGCaaggcagtggggctggggatgAACTGCCTGGAGAGACCTCGTGCCTTGGCAAGCCTTCAGGCTGCTCCTGTGCTGGAGGGTTTGAGGGGCAGCACTGAGCAGAAATGGCTCATTGGCCAAATTGTTTCTCCTTGTATCTTGTCCTGTTGGAGTAAAGTCACATGCAGTTGTGTTTCTGTCCTTCTAGGAGTCTGAGCGTCTGGAGCTCATGAATGCTGAGCTGAAGGCCCAGATAGAAGAGCTGAAacaggagaggcagcagctgatcCTGATGCTGAACCGGCACCGTCCCACCTGCATCGTGCGGACAGACAGCATCAAGACACCCGAGAGCGAAGCCAACCCGCTGCTGGAGCAGTTAGAGAAGAAGTGAAGGTGTCACtgggccaggaggaggagactGGTGCAGGGTCTTCCAGGGTCTCTAATGTATGTACTGTATGAAGAACTGTGCACCCAGGCCTGGTGCAGCCAGGACCCAGTGGACTTCCTTGGGAACTGTGGACCAAACAAATATGGGGACAGAGAAGATCAGGAATCTGTCAACCATGTACTCTGAGGCTGAACCCGGGAGCAGGGCTAGCGGCGCCAGTGAGGGCAACGTCCTTGTGATACCTCATCACGGCCCTTCAGCCTGCTTGCAGCCCCAGGGACCCACGATGCCGCAACGTGTCCTGTGAGGACCACGCGCCCCGTGGGGAGCAGGGGCCGCAGGCAGAGGAGCGGCAGCCGCACTGTGCCCGCCGGCACCCTGCCCAGAGGCTGCCGCTGCTCCTGGGGCACGCTCCAGAGGGACACCCGAACCCAAGAACCGCAAACACTTGACACAGCGCCGTCCGGTGGGCAGGCCTGTCGGGGCTCGGTGGCGCGGGCGCCCCCCACAAGCACACTCTCAGTATAATGTTTACAGCCCAGCTGTCTGTGTCGGCCGTGCTTTTGAATGCacatttttacacttttttaaagtattttctacaAAGTTTTTATACAGTGATATCTATATGGATTTATATAATCACTAGATGTGATCCCATAGAAATGTATGTTACAATGGTCCGTTTGTTACAAACGCATATGCCACAGTTATCTCCATTGTGTTACTTGTCCGGTAGCATCTGGCTCCTtccctggggtgctgggaaGGGGGTCCAAGCTGCCCTCTGCAGCAGTGTCGCTACCTTCTCCATCCATGTATGTCCTTCATAATACTCGGTTCTGTATCTCTCAGTAAATGTTACCTTTATGTACGCCGTCTTCCTGTGCTCTGTCCAGGTCAGGCCATGGTGGGCTCTGGCCAGAGCTCGGCACTGTGGCAGCATGTGCCAGGTCTGACCATGCCAGGTGTGTTCCTGGCTGAGTGGGATGGTGGAGCTGATCCAAGAGTCATTTTTGGTGGTTCTCTGTGTTAGCaggtgtggggcaggggcaTTCACCCTGGGGAAGCTGGGAACTTCAGAGGCAGCTCTGACCATTGTCAAGCAAGAAGTAGCTCAGTGCTGCACCAATAAAGGCAAGGCATGCCTTGCCAACGGGAAAGGCAGAGGTGTGAGACAGGGAGACCATCTCATCCTTACCTGGTCCTTCTTGTTTCAGGCCTGAATACAGCAGCTTGAACTCATTTCAGGGATGAGAAAGAGATGGAGGAGCTATCACAATGTCCTTGTGGTGGTAATCCCTTCATGGACGGAGGTGGAGAACAGTTCCTTTGGGTCTTGGCCAGGTCCTAGCCTTGCCTCTAACTGATGTGCTGGGGAGGATCCTAAAGCTTGCCTGGGCTTCAGCCAGTGCTGAGCACACAGGTGTGGAGGTTGAGAAGATAATCAGCCAAGTGTGCTTCAGATGCTAGGACTGAGAGAGCAAATATATGAAAAACCAAGCCCTGACAGTATTGTTATGTTTGTGACTTTTAGATACAAAGGCAGGGGGGAGGTGCCTTGGTCTGGACGGGGGCAGACCCCATCTCACATGTGGGTGCACTGAGGGTTGTCTCAGAGGAGCAGTGGTGCGTGGTGCACCCAGGCTTCTCCCAGTCGGTGTCCTACCCATTACCAGTGTGGATGAGGCTACTTTGATGCAAACTGGAAGTGAAAGAAGCTTTCAGCATCTGGTGCAGATGCACACTCCACCCAGGAGCGCTGAAGTGGTATTGAGAAGATGAGCTTGACCTAAACAAGACAACAGCATGGGAGGAGATCTTCCCTGAGCAGGACTGCTTCTCTAGTGcatgtttctctctctgtagCCTCCTTTTCCAACCCTTAACCTCCAGGGATATCTAATGCTAGTCGTTTCCCTGTCTCATACTTTCTTCATGgatttcccctccctttccatAACTTCTGTCCTTGGGACCTCCTAAAATGCTGCCAGCTGCCTTATTTAATGTGAAGAATGTTGGATCTGTTACAGGCAAAGTTTTTACCCTGGGAGGACTTGTTGGCTGAGGTGTTCTACAGGGATGTGCGAGGACAGGACTTGAAACAAAGGTGGTGGAGAAAAGCAGTGCCTGGCATGGTTCCCACCAGCTGCCATGCCACCCTTGAAGCTGGGCAGCTGTCCCTCTGTGTTTCCTTCTGCCAAGACCCTGCAGCGGTGGCTCAGACCATCGAGCTCTGCTGAAAGGGTGCACAGCACTTTATGGGCCTGCTTCTCTCTTCAGGACTTTATTTACCTCTGCAGAGTATACATGGTAATGAATTTTCAGGCTCCTGCAAGTATCAGTTTCCTCTTTGGTGGTCAGTGGGAGCTTCATGTGGGATATCAGATGGTCTATCCACAGACCATCCACCTGGTCCTTTTTGCTCACCTGGAGAGCCTGTGTGCTCATCTCCACATGGGGGACTCTCACCTGCCTGCCATGCACCTCCCAGTAGCCCTGTCAGTGCCACTGATGCAGGTGATGGCCCTTCTCTGGCAAGTAGCCACACTGCAGTAAATCGTCCTTGCTATGAAAACAGCCAGCTTGAGAGAGAAATATAAGGTGCTCTTTGGAACCAAGCATGCTAGAAGCAGCTAACAAAGGCATCAGCAGAAGTGTGATGGGTCTACATCATTTTAATGCTCACCTACTCCAGCCAAGGCTCAGGCAGGAGCTCTCTGAGCTGTGGCAGTGCCCAGATAGGTTTTTGCCCAGTCTCCTCTGTATCCTCCAAACAGCCTTTTGCTGCATTCCAGTCAGTACCAAGGGATTTGCTGCTCACTTTAGGGCATTTCTTTTCAGGGGACTTGCTTAGGCTATGACCCAAGGAAGTTAAAGCAGAGTGTTTGGGCCTCTGCCCTGTATGCCACAGCCTGTGCGTGTTGAGTGGAAAAGGCTCCgtctcagcacagccctggcctGAAAACCCCTCCAGGTCCCTGTAGGAGACGGGCTATTTGATGTTTCTCTCTAGTAGTATGTGTCCTCTCCAACACCCCCCTTAGCAGCTGTACAGATATTGCCACGGGACAGGCAGTCCCACTGGACACCTTTGGGGCTGGTGCATTACAGTGGCATCTCCTGGGtgtgggcaggagcagcaggcacGTGCCAGGCTCAGCCCATGTTGGCCCATGCCAGAACACTGCTCCCAAACCCAAAGAGCAATGGCTGTACCTGTGGCCATGTCCTCCCACCTGGGTTCCCTTCATGCAAGGGCTGGTAATGCGGATTTGCTTGGAAAACACAAGGGACACCTCCCAAAGGTCAGGCAGCCACCCCTGGCCACCCCACACCCACACACCCTGTGCTGGGGCGTGCAAACCTCACCTCTCAGTCGCTGGTTAGTCCAGCCTGAAGTTCGCTTGTGCTCACGTAAACCTGCACGCGGGGTGGCGGGAAATAAATAGGTTTCCCTGAGAGCATCGCTAGGCTGCTGCAGTGCTCGTGTACCGGGGACCGGCAGCAAGCCGCATCCCCCTGCTCTCCCGTGCCGGTCCCGCTGGAGCCACCGCGGCCGCGCCATTTCCCGCTTGCGTGCATCCCGTTAAGCCACCCCGCGGTCGGTGTTGCCCCCGCTCCGGCCCGGGCAGGGCAGCCCGTGCGCTCccaggaggcggcggcggggagacGCGGGAGCGCCGCAGCCCGGtgcgggcagcggcgggagcCCAGCCCGCCGGCAGGGGGAGCTGCGCGGCCGCGGgagcgccggggccggggcgcctCCTGctgccgggagcggggccgggccgcgccgcctgAGCCGGGGGGGGTCGAGCCCGGTGGGTGCTTCTCGCTGCCGACCAGCGGCCAGGCTGCCCCCGGCCTTCAGCCTGTGCCGGGGGCCGGGTGCCTGTCCCGGTTCTGTATGCACCGCTGCTTTGCGAGAGCCCTCCCGGAGCCTCCGGGTCTGGGGGCCCTACACAAGGCaaggacctgttggagtgggtccaggGGAGGCCCGGGGGAGCGGACAGctggctggagcacctctgctgtgaggaaaaggctgggagagctgtggttgttcagcctggagaagggcaggctctgaggagaccttgTTGCAGTCTTGCAATgtttaaagggggcttataagaaaggtGGAGAAGGAATTTGTgccagggcctgtagtgacaggacaagggcaacagttttagactgaaagagggcaggtttagattggatatcaggaaaaactgtTTTACAATGTGGGTGgtaaaacactggaagaggttgcccagagaagctgtgaatgccCCGTCCCTGGAGGTGCTCAAAGGTAGGTTGGATgcagctttgagcaacctggtctagtggaagataaCTGTGCCAATGGCGGgggaggggttggactaggtgatctttaaaggtcctgtccaacccaaacctttttgtgattctatggttcGTGGTGCTCTCCTGTGGTGTCAGATGGTTCTTGTCACAGACACGAGCCTGCTTGGTGTTGCTGGTGCTTCACGGCCATTTCACCTGCAGGCCCCTCTGCTTGCAAGACACCTGAGGTGGCTCGACAGCTGGGACCAGCAGCAGTAACTCGCGGGGTGCCAGCAGTCCCCTCCAGCACATGCCCATCTCCTGTTTTGTGAGATCCACATTCAGGTCATAACCCTTGTGCTCCTTCCCGcactcaccagttcaggaaggaGCTTTCCCCAGGGCATAATACCACATTTTTCCTGAAGCCCAGGCAGATAAGCCCCATCACATTTCCATTGCTTGGATGCctgtcccagctccctgctgtcCTTCTTTCCTCTGCAAAGCCACTCTCACCCCTCCTTCCCAGGGAAAGGTAGGTGCCACTTTGCCCCAAAGCACCAGGCCTGAGATGGT harbors:
- the JDP2 gene encoding jun dimerization protein 2, whose amino-acid sequence is MMPGQIPDPSLTAGALPGLGPLTGLPGSALTGEELKYADIRNIGAMISPLHFLEVKLGKRPQPVKSELDEEEERRKRRREKNKVAAARCRNKKKERTEFLQRESERLELMNAELKAQIEELKQERQQLILMLNRHRPTCIVRTDSIKTPESEANPLLEQLEKK